DNA sequence from the Caminibacter pacificus genome:
TAGTATAGAGTTTGTGGGAAGAGAAAAGCCCGATTTGATAATCGTAATAGCTGCATCTCCGGCAAGAGAATTTAAAGAAGGTAAACTTTTAATCGAAGAGCATTGGGAATCCATCTTGAAAAATATGGCAATTTTAAGCGGCGGGTATGTCGCTTTTTGTAATAGGGTAGGTTTTGAAGACGGTCTTGGTTTTTGGGGAAAAAGCAAAGTTATAAACCCTAAAGGCGAAATTGAGATTGAAGCGAAATATTTTGATGAAGATTTGGTGGAGTGTGAGCTTAATAATCATCTTACATTTACGCAAAAATATTTTTTAAGGAAAGAAAGTTGATAGGAATAATGTGCGCAATGGTAGAAGAGCTTGAGCCGATTTTGGAGCAAGTGGAAGTAAAAGATAAAATTCATCACGGAAACAATACCTACTATTTGGCAAGTTTCGATAATAAAGATATCGTACTTGCTTATAGTAAAATCGGAAAAGTAAACGCTGCAATTACCGCGACTGCAATGATTGAAAAATTCGGTGTTGAAAAACTTCTTTTTAGCGGTGTGGCGGGAGCAATTGATGAAGATTTGAAAATAGGAGATTTGATAGTCGCAACCGAAGTTTGTCAGCACGATATAGACCTTACCGTATTCGGATATAAGCACGGCTTTATTCCTGAGAGTCAGATATTTTTCGATTGTGACTCCAATCTTATAAATATCGCCGAGCATGTAGCCGATAAGCTCGGTATTAAACTGAAAAAAGGAATAATCGCAAGCGGGGACCAATTCGTTCACAGCAAAGAGAAAAAAGAGTGGATAAAAGAGGTCTTCGGCGCAAGTGCAATCGAAATGGAAGGCGGGGCTGTCGGATGTGTTACATGGAATTATCAGGTGCCTTTTTTTATGCTTAGAGCCATAAGCGATACGGCAGAAGAGGGTGCCGGAGTCGATTTTGACGCCTTTTTGGAAGAATCGAGCAAAGTAAGTGCAAAATTTTTACTTGAAATGTTAAAGGAAATTAAATGAAAAATTCAAAACTGCTCGTAATGTTTATAACTTTTGCGATAATGATTGCAATTACGCCTTTTATTTTTAATAAATTAATGAACGCAAAATTCAATCAAATGCTTGATAATTTGAAAAAAGAGGGTGTGGTAATTAAAGAGTTAAAATCAAAAAGCACTTATCTGACTACGGATAGGGTTTTTGATGTAGAAATTCCTCAAAAAGTTCTTGGTGATAACGGAATAAAATATATCAAATTAAGAGTTGAAGCCGTTTTTAAAAACCTTCCTGTTACTGACGTGAAGTTTTTCGGGAAAGTTAAAGAGGTAATACTTAAAAACTTTACGGATATTCAAAATGCACAATTTAACTCGGTTATAAAAGACAAAATCAAATTTTTAGTGATAACTCCTAATTTTAAAACATATAAATACAAAGTTTTCGATAATAAAATTTTACTTGATGATAACGGAGCCGTATTAGGATATGAAGGAATAAACGGAATTGTGTATATCCACAATGACTTGATAAAAGAGAGTACTAATATTCCGAAACTATATCTTAACGATAATAAAAACTTTTTGTTTCAATTAAATTCTTTAAAAGAGAGTTCTGTTAGTGAAGCTAACGTAACGAAATCTTCTTCTAATATGAACATTATAATCAAAATAAAAGATAAGACTATTTCTCTAAATAACATTAATACGAATTCTGTATCGACAATTGCAAAAAGAGCTAATGCGATTGCTAAAGTATCTGTTAATGATATAAATATTTTCAATAAAATCTTTTTAAATAAAGTGGATTTGAATTTTGAGATTAAAAACGTTTATTATCCTATAGTTGAAAAAATACAAAATAAGCCGAAACCTAATGAAAATGACCTAATTGTTTTAATTGAAAAAGGACTGAATTTAAATTACGGTTTAAAAATAAAAAATATAAAAATTCAAAATAAAGATTTAGGCTTTATAGATTTAAATGCAAAAATAAAAGTTAGACCGACTCAAAATATAAAAGAGAAAATTAATCAAAAGAATTTAGATTTTATAGATTTGACTTTCAATCTAAAAACTACTCCTGAAATCGAAATGATTTTGATGAACGTCATTCCGCAAAGTGCGTTTGCTTTTGCTGCGGCCGATAAGAAAAACGGAATTATTGATTTACAAATCGAATTTAAAAACAACGAAGTTTATATAAATGGACAAAAAGTTAAGTAATCCGATAAAAGATATATTTTTTAGTAAAAAAGTTACTAAATTCGTCGGAAGAGTTCAGGGAAAATACGAACTCATAAAACCCGACGATAAAGTTTTGGTCGCTTTTAGCGGCGGAAAAGATAGTTTCGTATTGCTACACGTCTTAAAAAGAATGCAGTTAATCGCTCCTTTTTCTTTCGAGCTTGCCGCTATTACTATCGATGCCGGTACCGGAATTGATTATTCTCCTTTAAAAGAGTGGTGTGAGAGATTCGATATTCCTTATATTTTATACGAAACTCCGATTTTGGAAATTATGAATGAAAAAAAACGCCCCGGAAGCAGTCCTTGCGGTTTTTGCGCGAGAATGAGAAGAGGAGCGCTTTATAGTAAAGCTAAAGAGCTCGGGTTTAATAAATTGGCTTTAGGGCATCATTTTGACGATGCGGTGGAGACTTTTTTTATGAGTATGTTTTATAACGGAATGATGAAATCAATGCCTCCTATCTATACGGCAAACACCGGAATTCAGGTAATCAGACCGATGATTAAGGTAAGAGAAAAGTGGATAGAGTATATGGCAAGTAAAAACGAATTTCCGATAATAGACGGAGAAGCTACTTGTCTTGCGTTAAAAGACAGCGAAGGAGTAAAAACTCCTTATGCAAGAGCTAAAATTAAAAAGTGGCTTAAAGAAATGGAAGAGGAAGAACCCAAACTTTTTCAAAGACTTGAAAGCGCTTTTGAAAATATCGAATGCCATACCTTTTTTATGAAGGAATTTTTGAAATGATGAATTTAATGATGAGGAGTGAATTTTGAGAGTATTAGTCGGAATAAGCGGCGGGGTTGATAGTGCGGTAACTACATATCTTTTAAAAGAAGCGGGATACGAAGTGGTGGGGCTTTATATGAAAATGCATAGCGGTGTCAATCACAAGGAAAATTTGGAAAAGATAGAGAAACTCAGCAAACTTATCGGGTTTGAGTATCATGTCGAGGATGTGGAAAAAGAGTTTAGAAAAGAGGTATATGATTATTTTGTAAAAAGTTACGAAGAAGGCTCCACCCCTAATCCTTGTGCGATGTGTAACAGACAGATAAAATTCGGTATTTTTATGAATTTTTTGGAAAAATACGGATGTGATAAAGCAGCTACGGGACATTACGTAAGAAACGACGGGGAATTTTTATATGAAGCGAAAGACAAAACCAAAGACCAAAGCTATTTTTTATTTGGTATAAAAAAAGAGGTCTTACCGAAAGTGCTTTTTCCTCTTGGGGAATATACGAAAGACGAGATAAAAGAAATTGCCAAAAAAATAGGTCTTGAAGAGTTTGCCTCTCAAAAAGAGTCTCAAGATATCTGTTTTATCGATACGAATTATATTGACGTTTTAAAATTTCATTTTAACCCTGAAAAACCGGGAAAAGTCGTTGATAAAAGAGGCAGAAAAATAGGAACTCATAGAGGATATGCTTTTTATACGATAGGACAGAGAAAAGGTTTTAGGCTTTTTAAATCGCATAAACCTCAATATGTCATCGGGATTGACGCAAAAACAAATACTCTTATCGTAGGTGATAAAGAAGATTTGGGTAAAACCAACGTCTTTTTAAAAGGTGTCAATCTTTTTATAGACGAGAAAGTCTTTGAGTGTGAGGCTAAGGTGAGATATAGAGCCCCAAAACTGCC
Encoded proteins:
- a CDS encoding 5'-methylthioadenosine/adenosylhomocysteine nucleosidase, with the protein product MIGIMCAMVEELEPILEQVEVKDKIHHGNNTYYLASFDNKDIVLAYSKIGKVNAAITATAMIEKFGVEKLLFSGVAGAIDEDLKIGDLIVATEVCQHDIDLTVFGYKHGFIPESQIFFDCDSNLINIAEHVADKLGIKLKKGIIASGDQFVHSKEKKEWIKEVFGASAIEMEGGAVGCVTWNYQVPFFMLRAISDTAEEGAGVDFDAFLEESSKVSAKFLLEMLKEIK
- a CDS encoding tRNA 2-thiocytidine biosynthesis TtcA family protein codes for the protein MDKKLSNPIKDIFFSKKVTKFVGRVQGKYELIKPDDKVLVAFSGGKDSFVLLHVLKRMQLIAPFSFELAAITIDAGTGIDYSPLKEWCERFDIPYILYETPILEIMNEKKRPGSSPCGFCARMRRGALYSKAKELGFNKLALGHHFDDAVETFFMSMFYNGMMKSMPPIYTANTGIQVIRPMIKVREKWIEYMASKNEFPIIDGEATCLALKDSEGVKTPYARAKIKKWLKEMEEEEPKLFQRLESAFENIECHTFFMKEFLK
- the mnmA gene encoding tRNA 2-thiouridine(34) synthase MnmA; translation: MRVLVGISGGVDSAVTTYLLKEAGYEVVGLYMKMHSGVNHKENLEKIEKLSKLIGFEYHVEDVEKEFRKEVYDYFVKSYEEGSTPNPCAMCNRQIKFGIFMNFLEKYGCDKAATGHYVRNDGEFLYEAKDKTKDQSYFLFGIKKEVLPKVLFPLGEYTKDEIKEIAKKIGLEEFASQKESQDICFIDTNYIDVLKFHFNPEKPGKVVDKRGRKIGTHRGYAFYTIGQRKGFRLFKSHKPQYVIGIDAKTNTLIVGDKEDLGKTNVFLKGVNLFIDEKVFECEAKVRYRAPKLPAIVKMETKSKAVVKFKEPAIGVAKGQACVFYEGEKLLGGGWIRGAKR